The following are encoded together in the Deltaproteobacteria bacterium genome:
- the groL gene encoding chaperonin GroEL (60 kDa chaperone family; promotes refolding of misfolded polypeptides especially under stressful conditions; forms two stacked rings of heptamers to form a barrel-shaped 14mer; ends can be capped by GroES; misfolded proteins enter the barrel where they are refolded when GroES binds), translating to MSAKDLAFGQKARNSILNGVNVLADAVKVTLGPRGRNVVIEKSFGSPTITKDGVTVAKEIEIENKFENMGAQMVKEVASKTSDVAGDGTTTATVLAQAIYREGAKLVAAGHNPMDLKRGIDRAVETAVAELKKMSKPTKDKKEIAQVGTISANGDNTIGDIIAEAMDKVGKEGVITVEEAKGMETTLEVVEGMQFDRGYLSPYFVTDAERMECVLEDVFILINEKKISNMRDMLPILEKIAKMGKPFVIISEDVEGEALATLVVNKLRGTLHACAVKAPGFGDRRKAMLEDIAILTGGKLIAEELGIKLETVDIKDLGRAKRIVIDKENTTIIDGAGKKADIDGRVKQIRAQIEETTSDYDKEKLQERLAKLVGGVAVINVGAATETEMKEKKARVEDALHATRAAVEEGIVPGGGVTYLRVLSQVETIKLEGDQQFGVNIVKKALEEPIRQIAANAGAEGSIVVDKVKKESGAFGFNAATEVYEDLLKAGVIDPTKVTRYALQNAASIAGLMLTTEALIAEKPKEEKGGMPGGMHPGMGGMGGMDMM from the coding sequence ATGTCTGCAAAAGATTTAGCCTTTGGTCAAAAGGCAAGAAATTCAATATTAAACGGCGTCAATGTGCTTGCTGACGCAGTAAAGGTAACGCTTGGTCCAAGGGGCAGGAATGTTGTAATTGAAAAATCCTTTGGCTCGCCGACTATTACAAAAGACGGCGTGACAGTTGCAAAGGAGATAGAGATTGAGAACAAGTTTGAAAACATGGGCGCACAGATGGTTAAAGAGGTGGCAAGCAAGACAAGCGATGTTGCAGGAGACGGAACCACAACCGCAACAGTCCTTGCACAGGCAATTTACAGGGAAGGTGCAAAACTGGTTGCTGCAGGACATAATCCAATGGATTTGAAGAGAGGCATTGACAGGGCTGTTGAAACAGCAGTCGCTGAATTAAAAAAGATGTCAAAGCCTACAAAGGATAAAAAAGAGATTGCTCAGGTAGGCACAATATCTGCCAATGGAGACAACACCATAGGCGATATAATTGCAGAGGCAATGGACAAGGTAGGCAAAGAAGGTGTTATAACTGTTGAAGAGGCAAAGGGCATGGAGACAACCCTTGAGGTTGTTGAAGGCATGCAGTTTGACAGGGGCTACCTCTCTCCATATTTTGTGACAGACGCTGAAAGGATGGAGTGCGTTTTAGAAGATGTATTTATCTTAATCAATGAGAAAAAGATTAGCAATATGAGGGATATGCTTCCAATACTTGAAAAGATTGCAAAGATGGGCAAGCCGTTTGTTATTATATCAGAGGATGTAGAGGGCGAGGCGCTTGCAACATTGGTTGTAAACAAACTCCGCGGAACACTCCACGCCTGCGCAGTAAAGGCGCCGGGCTTTGGAGACAGGAGAAAGGCAATGCTTGAGGATATAGCAATACTTACAGGGGGCAAACTCATTGCAGAAGAACTCGGCATTAAACTTGAAACCGTTGATATTAAAGACCTCGGAAGGGCAAAAAGGATTGTGATTGACAAGGAGAATACAACAATTATTGACGGCGCTGGCAAGAAGGCTGATATTGACGGCAGGGTAAAGCAAATCAGGGCGCAGATAGAAGAAACAACATCTGATTATGACAAGGAGAAACTTCAGGAGAGACTAGCAAAACTCGTAGGCGGAGTTGCTGTAATAAATGTAGGCGCTGCAACTGAAACAGAGATGAAAGAGAAAAAGGCTCGTGTTGAGGATGCCCTCCATGCAACAAGGGCTGCTGTTGAAGAAGGCATTGTCCCTGGCGGCGGTGTTACATATTTAAGGGTGTTGTCTCAGGTTGAAACGATTAAACTTGAAGGGGACCAGCAGTTTGGCGTTAATATTGTTAAAAAGGCGCTTGAAGAGCCGATTAGGCAGATTGCGGCAAATGCAGGCGCTGAAGGTTCTATAGTTGTCGATAAGGTTAAAAAGGAAAGCGGCGCATTTGGCTTTAATGCTGCTACTGAGGTATATGAAGACCTTTTAAAGGCAGGCGTTATTGACCCGACAAAGGTTACAAGATATGCCCTTCAGAACGCTGCATCCATTGCAGGACTTATGCTGACAACAGAGGCGCTTATTGCTGAAAAACCAAAGGAAGAAAAAGGCGGAATGCCGGGTGGAATGCATCCTGGAATGGGCGGCATGGGCGGAATGGACATGATGTAA
- the selA gene encoding L-seryl-tRNA(Sec) selenium transferase, with translation MLFALQPLMRQLPSIDKVLQSEGLKDAIKVYSRQFVADVVREVLEGLRKEIKVRSQESGVRSQKIETLVRQRIEQKLKPSLKKVINLSGTILHTNLGRAILCDEAVEAIRTAAANPVNLEFDVELGERGDRDSHIESLICYLTGAEAATVVNNNVAAVFLTLNTLAEGRDVVISRGELVEIGGSFRIPDVIKKSGCNLVEVGTTNRTHHEDYTNAINPNTAFLLKAHTSNYRIIGFASSVPLKELVSIGRKHSLPVIEDLGSGSLVDISMFGLPKEPVVRESIEAGADVVTFSGDKLLGGPQAGIIVGKRDFIKRLRNNPLKRALRLDKLTIAGLETTLKLYLNIETLPQKLPILRFLTRPVSDIEKTAKDAANLLKNHMNGFEINIEDSCSQIGSGSLPEETIPTKVISITHKNISPEKIFDMFLKSTHPILGRVYKGKFLLDMRMIEDTGDLEIQKLNLNPA, from the coding sequence ATGCTTTTTGCCCTTCAGCCTTTGATGAGACAACTCCCATCCATTGATAAAGTGCTGCAAAGTGAAGGATTAAAAGATGCCATTAAAGTCTATTCAAGACAGTTTGTTGCTGATGTGGTGAGAGAGGTGCTGGAGGGGTTGAGGAAGGAAATAAAAGTCAGGAGTCAGGAGTCAGGAGTCAGGAGTCAAAAAATAGAAACATTAGTTAGACAAAGGATTGAACAGAAACTAAAACCTTCTTTGAAAAAGGTCATAAACTTATCAGGAACAATCCTCCATACAAACCTCGGCAGGGCGATACTTTGTGATGAGGCTGTAGAGGCAATCAGGACAGCAGCAGCAAATCCTGTAAATCTTGAATTTGATGTTGAACTGGGTGAGAGGGGTGACAGGGACAGCCACATTGAAAGCCTTATTTGTTATCTTACAGGCGCAGAGGCAGCAACCGTAGTAAATAATAACGTTGCTGCTGTGTTTCTTACGCTGAACACCCTTGCAGAAGGCAGGGATGTTGTAATCTCAAGGGGTGAACTGGTTGAGATAGGCGGTTCATTCAGGATACCTGATGTTATTAAAAAGAGTGGATGTAATCTTGTTGAGGTAGGCACAACAAACAGGACGCATCATGAAGATTATACAAATGCCATAAACCCAAATACTGCATTTCTTCTCAAGGCACATACAAGCAATTACCGCATAATAGGTTTTGCGTCCTCTGTTCCATTAAAAGAACTTGTAAGTATCGGCAGAAAACACAGTCTTCCTGTTATAGAGGATTTAGGCAGCGGTTCTCTTGTTGACATTTCCATGTTCGGTCTTCCAAAAGAGCCTGTTGTAAGGGAGAGTATTGAAGCAGGCGCTGATGTTGTAACATTCAGCGGCGATAAACTCCTCGGAGGACCTCAAGCAGGGATAATTGTTGGCAAAAGAGATTTCATCAAACGGTTAAGAAATAACCCATTAAAAAGGGCGCTGAGGCTTGACAAACTTACAATTGCAGGGCTTGAGACAACACTGAAATTATATCTCAATATTGAGACCCTCCCGCAGAAACTTCCAATCTTGAGGTTTTTAACCCGTCCTGTTTCAGATATAGAAAAGACTGCAAAAGATGCTGCAAATCTTCTAAAAAACCATATGAATGGTTTTGAAATAAATATTGAAGATAGTTGTTCCCAGATAGGCAGCGGCTCCCTTCCTGAAGAAACCATACCCACAAAGGTCATTTCTATAACCCACAAGAATATATCCCCTGAAAAGATATTTGATATGTTTCTGAAAAGCACACATCCCATCCTTGGCAGAGTCTATAAGGGGAAGTTTCTGCTGGATATGCGGATGATAGAGGATACAGGGGATTTAGAGATTCAAAAACTTAACTTAAATCCTGCGTGA
- a CDS encoding UDP-glucose/GDP-mannose dehydrogenase family protein, with product MNICVVGTGYVGLVTGTCFAEFGVNVTCVDKDKGKIDMLKIGKVPIYEPGLEELVAKNTREGRLSFSTDLAEGIKKSLVIFIAVGTPPKEDGSADLQYVEEVARTIANNMNGYKVIITKSTVPVGTGKLIEDIVRKKLGSENQFDVVSNPEFLREGSAIEDFMRPNRIVIGARSQQAIAILKDLYSPLYLFETPFIITDIETAELIKYASNAFLATKISFINEVANICERVGADVHMVAKGMGLDNRIGSKFLHPGPGFGGSCFPKDTMAITNIAKTHGYTFEIVEAVLRVNERQRDIMVEKIKDMLQCLKGKTIGILGLSFKPNTDDIRESPAIDIVKRLLNEGVNIRAYDPAAMEEARKFFGNKIICCKDAYDAADGSDAIVILTEWNQFRKLDMGKIKGLLKSPILIDLRNVYNPQALMDKGFIYAGVGRR from the coding sequence ATGAATATCTGTGTTGTGGGGACAGGATATGTGGGTCTTGTTACAGGCACATGCTTTGCAGAGTTTGGCGTGAATGTTACATGCGTTGATAAAGATAAGGGCAAGATAGACATGCTTAAAATAGGCAAGGTTCCTATATATGAACCCGGCCTTGAAGAACTTGTTGCCAAAAATACAAGGGAGGGAAGGCTGTCTTTTTCTACTGACCTTGCAGAGGGTATAAAAAAATCCCTTGTTATATTTATTGCTGTTGGAACACCGCCAAAAGAGGACGGCTCTGCAGATTTACAGTATGTTGAGGAAGTGGCAAGAACTATAGCAAATAACATGAACGGCTATAAGGTCATTATTACAAAATCTACTGTGCCTGTTGGCACAGGCAAGTTAATTGAAGATATTGTCAGAAAAAAACTAGGCAGCGAAAATCAGTTTGATGTAGTTTCAAACCCTGAATTTTTAAGAGAGGGTTCGGCAATAGAAGATTTCATGAGACCTAACAGGATTGTAATTGGCGCAAGAAGTCAGCAGGCTATTGCAATACTAAAAGATCTGTATTCACCCTTATATCTCTTTGAGACACCGTTTATAATAACTGATATAGAAACCGCTGAACTTATAAAGTATGCATCCAATGCATTTCTTGCCACAAAGATTTCGTTCATAAATGAGGTGGCAAATATCTGTGAAAGGGTTGGTGCGGATGTGCATATGGTCGCAAAGGGCATGGGGCTTGACAACAGGATAGGTTCTAAATTCCTTCATCCCGGTCCCGGATTCGGAGGTTCATGTTTTCCAAAGGATACAATGGCAATAACAAATATAGCGAAGACGCACGGATATACCTTTGAAATAGTTGAGGCTGTATTAAGGGTGAATGAGAGGCAAAGAGATATTATGGTGGAGAAGATTAAAGATATGCTGCAGTGTTTAAAAGGCAAGACCATTGGTATTTTGGGACTATCATTCAAGCCAAATACAGATGACATCCGCGAATCTCCAGCCATTGATATTGTAAAGAGGCTCCTGAATGAGGGGGTAAATATAAGGGCATATGACCCTGCTGCAATGGAGGAGGCAAGAAAATTTTTTGGTAATAAAATAATTTGTTGTAAAGATGCCTATGATGCGGCAGATGGAAGCGATGCCATTGTAATACTTACAGAATGGAACCAGTTCAGAAAACTTGATATGGGAAAGATAAAAGGGCTTTTAAAATCGCCTATTCTGATAGATTTAAGAAATGTTTATAATCCGCAGGCACTGATGGATAAAGGGTTTATCTATGCAGGGGTCGGTAGAAGATAG
- the queC gene encoding 7-cyano-7-deazaguanine synthase QueC, with product MNKAGSKPLCIVLVSGGMDSLVAAAIASLENELAFLHVNYGQKTETRELKAFNDIADFYNVEKRLIVDIAYLKKIGGSALTDETIKVATSPLSTLHPPLSTPTTYVPFRNAHLISIAVSWAEVIKAKRIYIGAVEEDSSGYPDCREIFYEAFEKAIDAGTKPETKIEIITPLIHIKKSAIVKKGIELRAPFHLTWSCYKNEIKACGVCDSCRLRLKGFREAGIQDMIEYEIFTQDLS from the coding sequence ATGAATAAAGCAGGTTCTAAACCACTTTGTATAGTCCTTGTCAGCGGTGGAATGGACAGTCTTGTTGCTGCTGCCATTGCAAGTCTTGAGAACGAACTTGCATTTCTGCATGTGAATTACGGACAGAAAACCGAGACACGAGAATTAAAGGCATTCAACGACATTGCGGATTTTTATAATGTGGAAAAACGGCTTATAGTTGATATTGCCTATCTCAAAAAAATCGGCGGGTCTGCACTGACAGATGAAACTATAAAGGTTGCCACTTCTCCACTTTCCACCCTCCACCCTCCACTCTCCACCCCCACCACCTATGTCCCTTTCAGAAATGCACATCTCATTTCTATTGCGGTATCATGGGCAGAGGTTATTAAAGCAAAAAGGATTTATATTGGCGCTGTGGAGGAGGATAGTTCAGGCTATCCTGACTGCAGAGAAATCTTTTACGAGGCATTTGAAAAGGCAATAGATGCCGGAACAAAACCTGAAACAAAAATAGAGATAATTACTCCGCTTATCCACATAAAAAAATCAGCAATAGTTAAAAAGGGCATTGAACTAAGGGCGCCATTCCATCTCACATGGTCATGCTATAAAAATGAGATAAAGGCATGTGGTGTGTGTGATTCATGCAGACTCAGGCTAAAAGGCTTTAGAGAGGCGGGTATTCAGGACATGATAGAGTATGAAATTTTCACGCAGGATTTAAGTTAA
- the groES gene encoding co-chaperone GroES → MKIKPLHDRILVKRLEEEEKTKGGIIIPDSAKEKPAEGEIIAVGTGKVSEDGKVTPLAVKVGDKVLYSKYAGTEVKVDGQEYLMMREDDVLGIIVK, encoded by the coding sequence ATGAAAATTAAACCGCTTCACGACAGGATTCTGGTGAAGAGACTGGAAGAAGAGGAAAAAACAAAAGGGGGGATAATCATCCCTGACAGCGCAAAGGAAAAACCCGCAGAGGGTGAAATCATTGCAGTCGGAACTGGAAAGGTCAGCGAGGACGGCAAGGTTACACCACTGGCGGTAAAGGTCGGGGACAAGGTGCTTTACAGCAAATATGCTGGCACAGAGGTAAAGGTTGACGGTCAGGAGTATCTGATGATGCGCGAGGATGATGTTCTTGGAATCATAGTAAAATAA